The genomic window attttttaaattttttattttccttaaattataaaaaaattaataatgaatagattaaaaccaatcaaattaaaaatagattattTGACCAAGTTTACCATCATCTAATTATGAGAATGGAGattgtttttgtttcttatgaGATAATGGCCATTTGCAAATTGCTAAACAAGAACTTGATATCATAGGTGAAATAGATGGGTTTTTGGGGCtatttaccaataaaagcttaatttttttataaatttatcgaaatgggcccggtattttattatttaccggaatggaccATTTTCCTGCAaattgcgtccacgtcagcacgatGTCCGGGGACGTGCCAGGAAATCACGGCCACATCAGCGCGCTTTGTtgacgtggccgcgatttccTGACTTGTAGGTTTttggattttagggtttagggttttggagaAAAAAAGTAAACAGATAAGTCGCGCCCACGTGTACGTGCTTCTTTATGGAAACATCTGCCCTTGAATCTACAAATGTTGAGCATGCATTCACTGAAATACTAACTCAAGTACATCATGTGATCAGTCGAAAAGCACTCAAAGGAGGGAATGATCAAACAACATTGCCCAAGGAACAAACCATCAATGTCGGCTCTCGGGATGATGTTTCAGCTGTGAAGAAAGACGGCTGCTGTTTTGCATAATTGTTAGATGATTCCGAGTGTCCAAATTTGCTTCCTCATTAAGCACAAGCTTTCCTCACCGTGATCTTTCTCGAGATCTTTCGTTGAAGACGAAGAAATCACAGCATTCCAGGGATTTTCTTATAGTTTGTTCAGACAAATCTAGTTTTAgcattttaaatgattttcattAGTTGTGGAGAATAGATTTTAAATTAGCTATCATAATGTTTTGTATTTTCAAAGGAGTATTTTATGTAACATAACAAATAAATAGGGATAATTTaggtattataaataatttaaataatttagtgcaACTATATACATGAAATTTCATTAGATGGGCAAGTCGCgtgctgacgtggcaacaaatcgcccCCTCAAGGACGCGATTTGtttccacgtcagcaaagcgcgctgacgtggtcgcgatttcctggcacgtcccctgacatcacGCTAACGTGGACGCAATTTGCCGGAAaaggcccattccggtaaataataaaataccgagcccatttcgataatttttaaaaaaaggctttttttggtaaattgcccgggtttttgttgttgttgtcaATTATATAGTTACAAAAGTTATATGAAACCCATAAATATTACTGCAATGGCCATTAGGTTACAATAAATCAACAAAATTGAATGTTATGTTATTATGTTTaagaattgaaaagaaagttattatatgaaaaaCTAATAATTTCAAGGGCATTAATTTTGCATTATTTATGGTTAAGCATAAGATTTTTTTGGAGTTGGacattttcttataaaaaaaattaatgttgatGGTGAGTGTATTTGACATATACTTACTTATATGTATAATACTTTTCTCTCGATCCAATAATAGATTCGAACAAGAGATATTAAATTTAAGCacataatcattttttaaaatcacattcatatacttGCTTTATAACATTTCTATTATACATTTGTAGTTCATATTTACACTACCaaacctaagtacatgccatttgTAAACTccagaatttatatatataccaaaaaagAACTTGGTCTTGTAGCTTGGACAAGTGACCTGGTCCAAGTTGAAGTAACAATCCTCGTAAAGAAGTAATCCGCGTACCTTTAATCTATCTTTTTTCACCTACGCATTTAAACAAACGTGTTAAGCTATGTGAATAGCTTAAAGTACTCAACTGAATTCAATCttacctttttttatatatagttaaTTTTAGTAATATTTATTCACGCAGTTTCTTTCACTGATATACTAAAACTTTTAATtcatttccaaaacataaaatcatttaaattaacttTATAACTTATAGTTTTTACTTTAACACATATAGTCACTAATCAACTTTCACATTCACATATCAAAATCTTTTTCTCATAtcacaaacataacataaacacTTAATTCACATGTATTACTGAAACACATATATCATAACACTTTTACTTTCACATATCACTTTTGTAGTCCTCAATGAATCTCAAAAGAGTTCAATAATTTTGATACATTGCAGAGATCCAGGCCAAACACGAACTCCCGACCTATAACGAAACTCTGATAACAAGAACTCCAGAAAAATATAGGGGAACTCCAGTGAACACATCACAGAACCCAATACTCCTCTCTTAATCCCCTCTAAACCCCTGTATCACCAACCTAGTTCCCATCCGAACCCCGAGCCCCTCTCAACTCCAAAATCATTCCATTGTCATATATCATATTTCCTCTGAGTTCACTAAGGCATTTATTCACATATCACTTTCATATAATATACTTGATATATCACACATGTATCACTTTGTATCATATTACTTATTCACGTTGAATCATATAAACACATTCACTACATTTTTATTTCACATATTCACTTTATTCACAATCCATAGAAATACAAACATAACATATATTCACAACACTTAGCACTTTAGatttcaattcattatcattaaGCACTTTACTTTCTTATAGCACTtcacttaaatattttatttcactattttaacACACTTagtaatttttaaacattttacaatttaatccctaaattcaTGAAAATCCAACATTTACTTTTATAACAAATTAATATTACTATTCACTTCATTTAAACCTTTAATCACAATATttatttcacatatcaaattttacACTCTTTATAATTTGGTCTTCTCTATGGTAATTTCACTATCCTACATCTATACACTTATCAATCAATGACAAATAAATAACTTTTCACtccttataatttaatccttagttTCATAAAATTCACTAATCATTAAATTATCACTTTACCATTTCTTACATTACTAACATACCTTTAATTACATATCCACTACtaaatttaatatacatattcaataatCTTAATCatatcttatttaattatttcatattaaaatttaaatactcaaatattcaaattaaaataaactaacttgaattcaattaagtacttaccTATTTCTTCACTTGAAATTAACATTTCTCCTCACTTTCCCAAGCTTTCTCTTCACTTTCATCTTCATTTAAGTTGCTTCCGTGATTGACAGTATTTACATAGCACTCTAGGATATGAAACTAAACTAtggttttaaggaaaaatttaagaaaaatgtatgagaggtttcccctttttttcttttcccttttatttttttctccctttctttctttcccttttattttttcttcccaAGCTGCTGCGGTACAGCCTCCCAATCATGTAGAAAATTCTAcacttttcctttttgtttttcaatttagtccatttattcCATCGCCTAATCAAATTTCAACactttttaatcttaattttcataaatttctaCAAACTTTCCACCTCATCAGCTATGGGATGTTAATCCATCATTATGTCtctatatgtttttttatttattatttgaataatgttATTAAAAATGGATTTTAACAACTCGAAAATCAATATTgtacatttatatttatttataattaagtaattaaaatatttaaaaatcaatatgTTCTGAactttttaatgttaatttttttaattattgtaattcatataatatataaaacaatgtATATATAGAAGGAAATAGtgataattttatacatatataaatacaaCTATAAAAAAGGAATCCAcgtaatttttactttttcacgTAAACTTAGTTATTATATTGTAGTTTTTAATAACTATTAATCATTGTTTCTGTaattattttgataagttttgatcatatctactcttttttatataatacttagAACTATTCATAACCCCTCCCTAAcctataaataggaagataatgcgttTCAACACACTCAAATCAACGTCTTCCTACATCAACAACAATACCCATACCAGTCGAACTAAAACTTAATCGacaaaaaattaacttttttatgtAATGAatgattgtatttttaaaaaaaaaataatttagttgtTACCGTAATTACTCTGATAGATTATTCATCATGGTCAAAATCGCAAGAAAACGTTACTATAATATTGTatttaaagatttttaaataCTATTATGGGCATGAATATtgaagtaaaatattttttattttatataaacatattatATCATTAATTTACTTTGAACATATATTGGTATAAtataaatactataatataaaGATGTTCCATTTGTATAAAATATAGTAGTTAAATATCATTAATTGagaacataaaatattttttaaagctaacagtatataacaaatataaaataatattttttgtacACAATATCTAAAACTATCCAAAGTCTCTCTATAACTCATAAATAGgcggataatgcgcttcagcgcactTAAATCCACGTCCTCTTGTATTGACAACAATGCCCAtaccaatcaagttaagactcaattgactaaaataatatatttaaaaatatacaaatctTATTTGAATATTGCTATAAGATTTGTATTCATTTCCTAGGTTATAAATGTAATTAGTTGCattcaaattatatttattgtaaGTTAAAACTAAGTTATCTTTTAAGTATtagcattattttttttattccaaataTTAAGGTTAGTATTTTAGATAGAATTCACaaactaatattataaataaaaaatatattatagtaATCTTATAGCattataaaaagaatttttttcttGTGATAATTAATGCTTAGTTATTTTGTGCAATAATATTTTGGTATGCATTGTAAATTAATGATATTTGACTActatataataaaattcaaaattcttgaattattttttttaatataactaATAATTACATCTGATGTAGACAAAATTTTAGATATACCACATAGGAATTGTAGAaagttattttcttttaattctttaatatttgaaattccttttaaactctattttttaaaataaaaaataaacaacatattTCTTACAATAACTAATTTATTaacatgttattttttaattactttaatttttaatttggatatATTACTTTtcagttatttttttaatatattacttTCCATTTggttttttataatatgttatttttcacttattattttcaaaattttacttacattattctcaaatccttttaaaattttttaaaaattaatataacataatttaattataaaatataataaattcatGCATTGTACTGGAATAAAACTAGTGTATATATTTGGTACAAAATACAAATGAAAAGAGATAACAATCATAGAGTTCGAACCCTGAATTTTGGAATGCTTAAAAATATTATGtacttatataaaaattttcatatcatgttttattttatgttaagtAAAAAAATCTCTTCAGTTcttctcaattttaaaattgaacaaaatcaGTCTCTCAAAAAAATTGGAGTAATTTAATTTCTATGAATTTCAAAAGTAAAGAACTAAGAACAATTAACCGCGACATTAATGTCTTTCGTCAATTGTACATGATtttgattagtataataacaaatttagcctttgatgtttatatattttgcCATTTTggcctcaacatttacacatttacacaaatgttgcgagataaatctattaaattaggaccaaattaacTGAATAGGTAAACTTTGAAGAcggaatttattattataccaataaaaaacatgtacaattgatgaaaaatattaacgTTGTAATTAATTGTTCTTAATTGCTCACTTTCGAAATTGACAGAGATCAAATTGCTTTGGTTTTGTGGGGActaattttttcaatttcgaAATTAGGAAGTACAGGAgagatttttttatctttattttatattattttaagaaatGTAGGCTATAGTAAATTATTATTGGAAAAAAATGTAATAGCCCGAAATTGCTGAAGAGTGTAAACCACCACTAGGGCCCTAAAAGAAATCCAGCAGGGAAACCCGAATGGCGAAGCCAGTTTCTTATACGAAACGGAACTAGCCGAGAAGAATACATGACTGACTCACCCCGCTCGTCACCATCATCACTTTGCTGGACCGCGTGAATTGAAGGCTTACAAATCAACAACCCAAACAAGAATGAACCTTCAACTATCCAACCTTAGCTGGAGTCCGGTTGTCATCTCACCATCGCTTCTTCCTTGTTGCTTAAGTACGTGTGCAAATAAATCTACTTATTAGTAATACAACCCACCTCTCCAGAGTCCACAAGGTTGATTCAATCTTGCACTCTCATCTTTGGCTTCTAGATTTGTTGATTTGTAAGCTTCAACACCATCCACCAACTCCCACTATAAAAACAGCTTCTAtcagttcaaaaaaaaaaaatggcaGAATCATTTGCTTTACAGATAGCTTTTGAAATTGCAATTGAACAACTGGTGATTCATTGAAACGGAAAGTGAGACAGATTTGAGATTTGAATCCATTATCAAGGAGATATGTGAGTTGAGGAAGTCAAGTGACTTGCAAACTGACAACTTCACAGGTTGTTGGACCAAATGAAACAAGTAATGAATACTGTTGATAAGCGTTCCAAGGTGGTTTGCTGGAACTGCCGCAACAAGGGGAAATACAGGAGAGAGCTGTTGAGAGTGGATGCTTCTCTTCAGAACTTCTTCCTCGTAAAATTTCCAATTGATCAATATACGAATACTACACAGGTTCAAGTTCAGTTGAACCATCTTAACATTCATGCAACAAATCCTAGTCACAGGGTCTTCTATCAATGTCGATATAAGGTTTCTGATGCAGCTAGTGAATTGAAGAACATTGTCTGGTCTCTACCCTGTTGGAGCTTTCTCTATCTGAGATCAGTTATGAGGATTCCTAGATGGGGTTATCAAAGATTTACAAACAACTTTTGCGTAAATTCAAGCAAAATAAATGAGTAAGACGTGGTGCGTATGATTATGCAAAGGTTAATTTCATTGTAAACACAACAGTAAATCTTCCTAGTTAAATGTAAACAAGCATTATATCGAGTCTATAAGAATGttattctcttttttcttttttaattcatttcCTTTCTACTTCTGCAACTTATTTTATATTCTTCTGTTAAATCTTTTATCAGACCTAGCTGAACGATGCAACATAGCAAGTTCATTACTTTGCTGAGGTCCCTTAGTAAGAACTATGGAAGAGTTATAAAGCATATGAAGGAAACTCTAAAACTGAACCCTTTTCTTCAAGGGATCTCTCAGGTAAATATCTATTTGTCATCAAGCAAATGATGGAAACTACAGTGCCATCGTAAGATTTGGTAGTATGAACAACTTTGGTTCCATAAACTCATAAAGAAACGTAAAGGGTGGTGACAGCAGGTACCTCAAATTCCCTTTCAGCGCAATGGCTGACATTGATCCTTCAGACTTTGGGATGCAAGAGAAGTGTACAAAGATCAATGTCCTCTCAAGAAGTAAAGTTAGATTGAACTTGAACATTTAGAAGAGCCAATTCAACTGCTCAACCCAATAATAGGTCTGTTAACAAGACAGTTAAGTATAGAAAACGGCTTGTAACAGTTCAGAGTACCAAGAAAAGATAAAAGCAAATCATTTGATTGAGTTCTGTCAGTCAAATACGAGCATTATCGAATCACCACAAGCTTTATCGCTGGACCATATATCCACTTGATGAAACTAGGTATTTAGCAAACATATCTTGTCTTCTTGAAGCTGGAATACTTGACCAGCTTCAGTAGGCCACAACTTTATATTCTCTATTCTGTTGTACATGCAACGGACTTTCCACTGTGAATAATTGCATTTTAAGTGGAGCAGCATTTTTAGCCTGGTAAAAAGTTCGATTAAGTTTTCAAAATCACCAATAATCTCTACAAGAACAGTTTCCATCTTCAAAGCAATGGAACCGGCTTGAATCCCTTACTGTTATTTTTCTGTTAACAATCTTCGAGATATATTTAATGGCATTATGGCAATCTACACATGTTCTCAAATTCTTGAAAACCTTGAGTGGTGTTCCTGGAGGAGTAGAAATAATTCCAAATGCAACAGCTAACTTCTCACCGTGGTATGAGAGGTTTTGCTCCTTCTGCTCCTCCTCCACATCATGCAGCACAAAATTGGTGTCAGGGACATACCCTTCTTCCCTCATTCGCTTAGAAAGCTTCCCTAAGAACTCATGTATTTCCTTGGATTTTGGGTGAGAAGTATCTCCCACTAAGAAAACATGTATCTCTCTCTTCACCTCAATCCAGCTCAAACCTGGTTTCTTTACCACTCCCTTGTCATCCATTGACCTTCTAATTTTGGCGACCTCATCCCACCTACCAGCAGTGGCATATATGTTGGCCATAGTAACATAGGTCGCTGGATTTTCTGGCTCTATCTCAAACAATGCTTTAGCAGCTTTTTCGGCCAATTCAAGGTTACCATGAATTCTACAACCGCCAAGTAAGGAAGCCCACAGAAACTTATCAGGTTTCATGGGCATCTTACTAATGATATTCTCAGCTTCCAGAAATCGGCCAGATCGAGCTAATAAGTCAATTATACAAGCATAATGATCAGCAGTATGAGTTAATCCATGTATGTCCTTTATTGAGTGGAAATATTCTAGCCCTTTATCAACCAATCCAGCATGTGTACAAGCAGAAAGAACCCCGACAAAAGTAATGTGATCAGGTTTCGTATTTGATTTCAGTAACAACTCGAAGTACTCCAAAGCCTCGTCAGGCTGGCCATTCTGAGCATATCCAGTGATCAAAGAAGTCCATGAAACTAAATCAGGTTGAGGCATCCCATTAAACACCCTTTTTCCATTCTCAACAATTCCACACTTGGAGTACATATGAACAAGAGCACTAGCAGCGAAAGACAAAGGATTGAAATAAACCCTTGTCATGTATCCATGAACCTGCTTGCCTATCTCCTCAGCTGCAGCAGCAGCACACGCATTCAGAACACCAGCAAAGGTAAACTCGTTAGGCCATATCCCCGATTTCATTAACTGCCGAAACAATTCAAACCCTTCTTCCCGCCTACCGTCCTTAAAATACCTATCAATCATCGCAGTCCAGGCAACAATATCTCTATCCACCAATTTGTCGAAAACTGACCTTGCTTCATCTATGCTCCCACATTTCCCATACATATCCATTAAAGCACTCCAAACAACGTCATCAAAATCCAACCGAGCTCGCGTTATACGACCATGAATCTCTTTACCTATAATTAAGCAACCCATAGCGGCAGAAGCAGCTAACACGCTGGACACAGTAAATTTGTTCAACTTTGACAGCAAGCTCATTTCCTGCATCCTGTAAAGCTCTAAAGCTTCCTTAGGCTTATCAAAACGAACATAGCCCGAAATCATCGCAGTCCATGAGAAATTATCTCTTTCAGGCATTTCATCAAACAACTTCTTTGCTTCCTTAAGCATCCCCAGTTTAGTATAACCTGATAtcaaagtattccaagaacacaAGTCCTTTTCACTCATTTCATCGAAAACCTTCTGAGCATCAGACAAACTCCCGCATTTTGCATACATATCCAAAAGACGATTACTTATAACTATCCCGGGTAAAAACCCAGAGTATCTCATGCGTTTGTGCACAGTTTTGCCCTCGTTAAGAGCTCTGTTTTGGCAGCAAAGCTGAATGAGAGTTGAGTAAACAGAAGCTGGAGGTCTTTCAATTTGATTGAGGATTTGAATGGCTTCTTTTAAGCGTTTTTGGTTACATAAATTGTGTAATTGGGTTATGCGATTGTCTGTGGTGTTTAGTTTGATAGACGTTCTTCGAGGGGCAGGTATATGAGTCTGGGTTTgagaagaaaaggaagaagaaatcaTTACTCTGTTTTGGTGAATCAAAGATGAACAATGGGAAATTCTGGAAATTATTGATCTCATAGTTGCAGAAGATTGGgttgtataatgtgatttggtGATGAAATCTGaaaatcaataattttatatGTGGATGAAAGCTATCATGTCAACGTCACTGAATTTCATCCAAAGCagttgaacaaaaaaataaaaaataaataaaaaaattgggccAAAGCAGGTTCAACAAGCCTGACCAAGAAAACCCAATCCAAATGATTGTTATAACTTTTTGAATGTATTTAGGTGACTGAGTATAATTGTAActccaaaaatatatatttttaaatttaaaaaataatattaataaacataaaaattatttgaGAAAAAACTTTTCTAAATaagtaacatatttaaaattaaattatcgtATGTGATATATTAGTCTCAAAAAGTATCCGCAACATGAttactaataaaattaacaagaaaaataaatgtcCTATACAATTTTATCTAATAGCTAGCATGTCATATTTTTTGGGTTATTTCTtctataatattttacaaatattccTTGTTATTATTGGTTAGTTCTTAAATAAGTATAAGTAATCAATAAAAAAAGGTAAGCTATTAATCAGTCTAAAATGATAtcgttttttatttttgtaattctcaatatatttttatcagtttaatcattattattaaaaaagttCAAAATGGTTATCTCCATAATGAAAAGTTGATTGAGCGTCAACAATTTTCACCTTCTTCTTTGTCACATCTCGGTTTGGCGGACCTGTATTTTGAAAGACT from Gossypium hirsutum isolate 1008001.06 chromosome D12, Gossypium_hirsutum_v2.1, whole genome shotgun sequence includes these protein-coding regions:
- the LOC107945306 gene encoding pentatricopeptide repeat-containing protein At4g37170, whose amino-acid sequence is MRSIISRISHCSSLIHQNRVMISSSFSSQTQTHIPAPRRTSIKLNTTDNRITQLHNLCNQKRLKEAIQILNQIERPPASVYSTLIQLCCQNRALNEGKTVHKRMRYSGFLPGIVISNRLLDMYAKCGSLSDAQKVFDEMSEKDLCSWNTLISGYTKLGMLKEAKKLFDEMPERDNFSWTAMISGYVRFDKPKEALELYRMQEMSLLSKLNKFTVSSVLAASAAMGCLIIGKEIHGRITRARLDFDDVVWSALMDMYGKCGSIDEARSVFDKLVDRDIVAWTAMIDRYFKDGRREEGFELFRQLMKSGIWPNEFTFAGVLNACAAAAAEEIGKQVHGYMTRVYFNPLSFAASALVHMYSKCGIVENGKRVFNGMPQPDLVSWTSLITGYAQNGQPDEALEYFELLLKSNTKPDHITFVGVLSACTHAGLVDKGLEYFHSIKDIHGLTHTADHYACIIDLLARSGRFLEAENIISKMPMKPDKFLWASLLGGCRIHGNLELAEKAAKALFEIEPENPATYVTMANIYATAGRWDEVAKIRRSMDDKGVVKKPGLSWIEVKREIHVFLVGDTSHPKSKEIHEFLGKLSKRMREEGYVPDTNFVLHDVEEEQKEQNLSYHGEKLAVAFGIISTPPGTPLKVFKNLRTCVDCHNAIKYISKIVNRKITVRDSSRFHCFEDGNCSCRDYW